tgttattttgaacgttaaacctatattgtaCTTCCCCAAAAAACTTAGAACTATTTTAATTCCTTGTCCCTCTCAACAATAGTTTCGTTTTGTATCTCTAATCTAGATAATAGTTTCCGTTTTATGATTTCTGTTATCTAGATCGAAAATTACTTCActtataattaattatggttTTTCTATAAAATGTTAATGAGAGAGTTTATCcttcaataataaataagagtaatttgatattattttattcaaaacaaaCGGAATGATTTACGTCagaaagaaaagagaagaaaaggagAAGATTATTAAAATAAAGTCCTGATCCCTTCTTCCCTGCCTGCTGCTCCATTTCAGTCCGTGACTTCGAAAGAGGaagaaaaacataaaatcaAAGAGAAGAGCAGAGCAGAGCTGAGGAAGATGACTCTAGGTCTAATCAATGCAAATCCTGTTGTTCATGCTAGGAAGGAAAGGGTTGCTCGCACTGAAGATCTTCACTGTGATGATGTCGTCGATCCGCTCGATATCTATGATAtcctttttcctttaatttgaTTGTGCGTAATtgagcttttttttttgttttgttttactgagtttttcttttgcttggagaaacaattaaaataaagtgtTCTTTGACTTGAACTGCAAATTTCGTGAGAGATATAAGGGATCCAGAACACCCCTATTCACTAGAACAGCTCAGTGTTCTCTCAGAGGAATCAATCACCGTTGATGACAAGCTCGGCCGTATTCTGTGAGTTGCTCATATACTTTGCTCTCGATTGTTCTCTCTTCTTGTTTACAATTGTTTCCAGACCCTATAGTATGAAAATGAAATTGATCGATCATGAGTTTGATGTTTGAAAATTTAAATGAGAAATTCACGAGTTTGCTTTCTAGGATTACTTTTACTCCAACAATCCAACACTGCAGCATGGCAACGGTTATTGGCCTTTGCCTTCGAGTAAAACTCCAAGAATGTTTCCCACCCCATTATAAGgttagttttgtaattcattcTTCTATCCCCTTCATTTTCATTTGTCTGTGTCTTTTGCTTGCTAATTGACACTCTTTGCAATTTTCTCTGCTCTCtttgttttatgtttaaaaattgcCTTTCATTCTTGTCATTTTCATTATTGTCATTCAAATCTATGAAGCATTTTATTTAACTATGTGAAGCTAAAGATAATTTTAGTTTGAATGCATATCCTTTATATTGTTGCTAATGACATTGCATCTGCATCTTAAATATCAAGTTCTTCACTACGACATACTTTTGTCATCTTCAATTGCTGTAATTAGGACATTTTTCAGTGTTTACATGCTTTTTTTTTAGTTATCATGCAAGTATTACTTATGCTACACTCCAGTTCATCCAGAACTTGCAGAACTTATGCCTCGTTGAACAAGCATTTTGCATCTGTGTAAAACTGAAATTGATGGATGATGAGTTTCACTTCTGAAAATTTGAATCAGAAGTCATAAGTTAGTTTTGTTTGATTTCTAGGATTACTTTTAAGAGAAAAATTTTGTTTACTTACTTTCATGTTTATATTTTGCCTTGCCATTTTGTTCTACACTTCGTTTACCAAGGCTTCTGTACATAATTGAACCAGATTTCGAGATAGCAACGTGTTTAGATACATTAATCATCTGTCTAAAGTTGATTTTTCAGTAACTGATTGGTTTGAGATATTTCTTATCCGTTTATGCGTTATGGTACTTTCTTCACAGGTTGATATTAAAGTTTCTCCTGGATCTCATGCCGATGAAGAATCAGGTGAAGTTGATTCTGACATTAATCTCAGTGCCATGCCATGCATGTATTTTACAATTTTGTCTAATTATGTGGTGTCTGCACTACAAGGCATATCTTTATCTTCATGTTCACATGGAAAGTCTATAAGATATGGCCTGTGTTCTTGTACTCGTGTTTCATATAATTGATACACAGAATGTGATTGACCTTCTCTATACATTTATTTAATTCTGGTTTGCTCCCAAGCTTCCTCTAACATATGAAGTCTCTTAAATTTGACTTCTGCAGTTAATAAGcaattaaatgataaggaaagaGTTGCTGCTGCTCTAGAGAATCCGAATCTTCGCCAACTTGTTGATGAATGCCTCTATTCCAATGAACTTTGATCAAATAAATTTACCCTCCTTTAAGAGCTGTTCGTAGAATTTCAAGTAGTTGGTTAGTGAAATAATTGACGTTGCTGCTAGATGAGATTGCTGTGCTGATTCTGCTTAATGTCTTGTTGTTGTTTTTGTCAAGTATGATTGTTTGTTATTTCATGGCGATGCATTTAGAAGTCATAATCTTAATTACAAAATCAACATATGAGATCATTTTCTAAATCATGTGTGGCTGAACTTATTTAGTTAAGACTTGGACCACCATGCCTGGGATAAGCATTATACCTTTGGCCCTTGAACTTGGCACAATTGGTCTTTTTGGCACATGTGTTTCAATTTTGGTACATTTAGCTATGGTACAACATGTCATTTTGACTTTTCTATTTCAATGTTGACACATAACTTTTGGTAGTTTAAGACTGAAAATGTGCGAGACGACACATTTTACAGGTATGAATGGTGAATCATTCCAGGGAATTGTTATATTTTGCAGCAACTGCCGTGGTTtgtaggagagagaaaatgttGATAGTGTTATTATGTTGATGTggtcaaactttttttttttttttttaatacatcgATAAGGAACGGTGGTTATCGATGGAGGACATACCCACTCACCGAGATCAGATATAGAACTAACAAACTTTGTAAGCAAATGTGCCTGGTCGTCGAACATAAAAGATTGAAACAAAGTCCAGATCTcgtaaaattaaataacattccTGAACAACATATGATAAGTAGGAAAGATCAAAGTCCTTATGTTGAATTGCTTGACCACATTGAGACAGTTCGATTGAATTTCCACATGCGAAAATCCTAGAAGCTTGATCCAGCTTAGAGCCTCCCGAATAGCTAGAGCCTCTGCCATGGCCGGGTTGATCGAAGCATCCAATCTTGCGTTGCGTGCAAGGAGGTAAAGACTTGTATGGTCCCGTATCAGCATCCCGTAAGAACAAAACCCCGCCTCCTAATGTGGTCAAACTTAAACACGAGTGATGAATGATATATGAGGAAAACAGTAGGCTATGTCATGCGTTATCAGCCCTAAGGTTCACAGATGTTGATCATTGAGAGGAAAATCCtcacaaaatttatttatcatattaaataaatttattaacaTGGATATTTGTCCTTATCTATATTGTtcgttttatattttaataatatactattttattcaatagtatagttttttttttttgatacaaATGGATTAAACTggttaataattcaaatatttaaaaaattaaactattgaatataataaaatttaaggaataaataatatattaaaatacaaaaattaaataatatattaagtaGAAAATGGTAGGgctaataaattattcattcaAGATTTATTTGGTGAAATGTCACATCAAGTTAAAGAGTTTAATTTGTGTTGTGAGTCTTTTCTTTCTTAACTAGTTTGATGCACAGATTTatcttaaaatataaatattaacaaaaaatataacttaataataacaaaaatattatgcaagcttgtagaCTTCCCGAGCCTGTTCTTAATGATCTGGACAAAATCAACAGGCGTTTACTTTGGGGGGACTCTGAGGAGGGGAAAAAGATccaccttgttccttggaaggaggtttgccAACCCAAAACCAAGGGAGGTCTAGGGATTAGACAAGCCAAGGACAATaacaaagtcttattaatgaagcttctatggagaatgtggcaatgtccttcttctctttgggttcgtcttctttgTGGGAAGTATCGTAAAGATAAGATTTTTGGAGGCCCCAAGGAGAGAGTTGCcaattgttcttttctttggaaaggacttagtaccgtgttttcagagttttgctctGGGGTTGGCTGGGACGTGGGAAATGGGAAATCCATTAGCTTCTGGAATGATATCTGGATTGGAGATAAATCCTTATTAGATGTGTGTAGTTTTCCCCCGCCTAGTAATATCCTTAATTGGAGAATCACCGATGTGGTTGATTCTGAgggggattggatttggtctaaatttgatGCTTATTTGAGTCTGGATACGCTCCTAAGAATTAGAGGGGTGAAGATAAGTAACAAGAAGGATGATAAGGATAGTCATTGTTGGGCCTTGACAAATAATGGGGCTTATACATGCAAATCTtcctttgaagcttttaaccAAAGTGGGACGGGTCCTCAGTCTGAAATTTGGAAAATCATTTGGGCTTTaaaaatcccttaccgtattaggagctttCTGTGGCTTGGTGTTAAAGATAGACTGCTCACTTATCTGGATAGAAATAGACGTCATCTGGTGGCCTCATGCGCTTGCAGCAGATGCAGAGGTCATGTTGAAACCGTGTGCCAAGCTCTTAGGGACTGTTCTAAGAGTGAAGAGGTGTGGAGAAAAGTTCTCCCTAACCACCTTCTGTCTTCCTTTATGGCCCACTCTGAGTCGGATTGGTTTACTGATGGTGTTAGTGGGAAGTTATTGGCCAACATTGAGtatggtgatattttctttgctattatctgccacTAGATTTGGAAGTGGCGGAATGAGGAAATTTTTGGGAAGACAACTGTTTGCATTCCTAATTTAGTTGGTTTCTTCTCGGAAAAAGTTTTAAATATTactgatagcttcaaaggaGACTCTCTTGCTAGGGTAACACAGAAGAAGGATGTCCATCTCCTGGGGTGGAGTAGGCCTAGAGAAGGGGTGGTGAAGCTAAACACGGATGGTTCCTGCCTAAGAGTtggtaagattgctgcaggaggtgttcttagggatgaTGGGGGCGCCTGGGtgtctgggtttacccagaatctgggtttgggttcttccttctctgccgagctttgggggattttctCTGGCCTAAAGCTTGCAAAGAATCTGGGTTTGAAGAAGTTgactgtggagtctgataatctAGAGGCCATTAAAATGATCTCTGATACCAATCCTATTTGTTTAAATGGCCGAAATCTTATCAAAGGTATTAGAAGGTtctgctcttcctttgatttcaTTGAGTTTAGCCATATCTTCAGAGAACAGAACCgggtggcggatcgcttggcggctgcGGGTCATGAGGGTTTGTTGGGCGCCACGACTCTTTCTCATCCTCCtgcttttctttcttctcttcttcttgaagatagggtgggggttagcttccctaggctaatccctggctagttttttttggtttttgtttttattttttctttccttgtcctaccaaaaaaaatgatataaaggtactatataaattaaatattattattttattttcacatttaatttaaataatctttttatagataaatataagggctaattacaaatctagcccaattaagaggggccttttacatatctaactcactttgcttccatattaccaaattagacactttcaaccattttggacaaaattaccttTAGTTCTATTCAATTATcgatctccttcttcttcttcttcttcttcttcgtttcaacttcttattcggttcatcttcttcaatttctaatACCAAtcattagcgatttttgagattattgacgtattatgttcaatttcccgtagaaattgtatgtttttagcttatacacttgcttttctcgttggtcttgcctctttcttcatctgtaatggtatagtttcaattttctctattttccacgatttttctcaatttttctccattgctgtcgcatttgtgacgaaatttatcgcatttcgtcacaaatgcgccacgagttgtcgcatttgtcgcaaatgcgacaactcttgtcgcatttgtcgcatttcgtcacaaatgcgacaagagttgtcgtatttgtgacgaaatgcgacaactcttgtcgcatttgtgatgaaatACGATAAATtccgtcacaaatgcgacaacaatggaggaaaattgaaaaaaattgtggaaaatagaggaaatcgaaacgataccattatagatgaagaaagaggcaagaccaacgagaaaagcaagcgtataagctaaaaacatacaatttctacgggaaattgaacatagtacgtcaataatctcaaaaatcgctaatgattggtatcagaaattgaagaagatgaaccgaagaagaagaagaagaagaagcggaagaagaagaagaatcaaaAGTAGATCGAtgaagaagcggaagaagaagaagaatcagaagtagatcgatgattgaatagaactaagggtaattttgtccaaaatggttgaaagtgtctaatttggtaagatgaaagcaaagtgggttagatatgtaaaaggcccctcttaattgggctagatttgtaattagccctaaatataataatataattaaaattaatatattatattatattttttatcactaaaaaaggagaaagtggtACCCCAGCTCAAtcattactattttatattatatatagataaacAACAAATTAGATACTGGTGGATGTAAAACCCACTTACTCAGTTATGAGCTACTTTATTATTCACTCTATATCTATTTCAAAGATCTTTAATGACGTGATATTACTTTTTAAGttgttaaatttaatttaattagtcATTTAAAGTGAAACACTCCAATAAAATGATATTCtctcaaaaatatataattaaccaTTTTCATTAGTTAAATTTGGCTAATCTCTTTAACTAgttatttgtattttctttttcattctttctctttctcttttgtttctctattctatttttttttctttttaattttattcactTTTAAAAGTACCTAGTATGATTGGAGTAAAATAtaaagggttaatttcaaataaatgtcatgtagttttatatttttaccGATCAGtatctgtggttttttttttacaaactgaACCCTAtggtttgtaattttttttgttgactttatcaaatttggtcgataacgacctcaaaataaaaaatttcaagaatcaatgatattttaagcaattttaattcttcaactttttagatttgaggtcatttagatgttgttgtttttttatgaaagagaaagttaatgttcagagagagaaaattccaaaaacgatgatttttagaaataaaaaatgtggttccatagtaaatatgatactaaacaactttaattattgaaacttttcattttgaggtcgttatcggttAAATTTGGCAAAgacaataaaaaacaaaatttttgcaaaccatggTGTtcggtttgtaacaaaaaaaaccacagtagagagagaaatgaggtGTAAGATAGTGATTGTGTAGGAAGactattaaaaattaaattataaaacaaataaatataaaaacaaaaatatcccTTTTTCATTGGATTTTAATTGTCATTTTgactagggctgtaaatgagttgagctgctcatgagcggctcagtGGTCAGCTCGaaaaaagctcggctcgattcggttcgatttgtaaacgagccatTCGCGAGTctgatttactggctcggttcatAAACGAGCCGAGGTTGAGCAGGACAAAGCTCGGcttgaaagctcgcgagcaggctcgattaaaatattaatgaacaaattttagttttgtagaaaactatatagttttgtgttagttcataaatatctaaatttaatatGGATGGAGTCTGCAACATTTTATGAGGTTCACCACACTTATTCTTACTTGATCGTGCAAAACTAGGATCACTATAAATTAGAGGTTGGAGTACTACAAAGTATTAGTACTTCGAAGAACGATTGTCTAACTTGGTCATTAAATAGAGGAGATGCTCTATGAGATAATTTTCCTATGGAATATACAACGACTATTGTTGTATAAAGAACAGAAGATCTACCTTACAATACAATTAGGTGTAGCTACGaccttttaatataattatccTATACTTTTATAGTTTGTTTATGTAGTTTTAAtatggtttttaatttttaatataattttctaGTTTTCTtatgtaattttaaattttaatttttctagtttgaatatgtatttttaatttttaatgtaatttttaattttgtagtttaattatgtatttttaatttaatcgtTAAATTTAATGTCATTTTTAATGTAAtgtgaataaattaaaaatattattaaatctaaattaataaaaaaaaattaacttcagTTAAATACATAACATTACACAAAAATAACTAATGACATTACaaatctaattaaaaaaacaatagcataatttaaaaaaatcatatttgaccTGATGTCTGTATAATTTTTTCATGTTGTAAAGTTGGTGTGGTATTCCTGAAGCATCTTtgttgagattttcgaaatctttTTGTTTAATTCGTTCTTTCTTATTACAAAGAAATGTTATCCCTTGTTGCACTAACCTTGGGACGCTCTAACTTTTTGTGATTGTATTTGTAAAATTCTGAATCTATACTTTGAGAAGATCCATCACTTTTTTCCTTCTGACACATTCTTACCCGCCTTTTGGCGTATGGGATATTGAGAAAACGATTATACATCGTTGTCACTTTCAGTTGCTTGCTGAACTGTATTGTCCTGAGGCAGAATGCTTCCCTTCGAAGAATCTTCATCATTTTGTCTTTCTTTAAAAGCGAGTCATTTAGGTTCATCTTTCATTTTTGCCAACAATGAACAAATGGATTCGGTGCTATTCCTTTAAAAGTAGAGTTGTTCAACCTTCTCATGATTCGTGAATTGGAATGGTTGTTCTGTTTCAACTGAACAATTTCAAAGTAACACCCAACAACATCCCTTATTGTTTTactaattttgtaaaatttcgTGAAAGTTGTACTCTTTTGATAAACAATGAACTTTCGACTTATACATGTTGAAATGATTGGTGATTCTCTTCCAAAATTCACCGAGTTGTTGATCCATACCAACGATCTCTCGTAATTGACAATAAAGTATTGCATACAAATTTCTGAAGTGTAATATTCCACTTGGACCTTGTTGTTGACCCGCCAACAGGTTTTGCTTAAGTTTCAGATACTACAATGCACTCATTAACTGATCTAGTAACTGGAGATTCCACATGAATTGGAATTGGCCCGAAATGCTCTATTCATGTATAATCttgaactatatatatatatatatatatatatatatatcattagtAAAAGACCCACAAGGGTAGTAGTTCGACATCATTTGATGATTTTCGGGTATATCCATATACGGGTAAAGCCATTCGATATTGAAGAAGTTTTGGAAGTTTGGTGGATATTGCATATACGGATCATAAAAAGGTCGTGGAGTGGACTTAATCGAAGACCTTTAGAAATTTGACGTATTTGGAGTGTGAAATTGCGAACTTTGGACTAAGAGTAACAAGAAAGAGAGCATTTCTTAAGAAGAGAACATGTATCCCAATTTCATTTCACAGTTAAGCAGAGAAAGAAGTAGTTTCaactaattataattaatcaTAATTAGTTATAATTACTGACTTCTAGATTATTTATCTCATGTTAACTTTATAATTATCTTTTATGTGCGTGTAAAAGCATTTTTATTGTAAATGTTGCATATATGAGAATGTAATTAGCAATATAGTGTAAGTTTTGCGCTAACGGGACTGGATTGGATAGCGACATctcttaaattattttaattctataaatTTATAGAGTAAGAAAATATGTTTAAGTATCTTTGACATTTTCATTGTGAAAGATCATTTTAGAAGGTACTTACCTAACATGATATTTGTTTTATATCCAGAGATCTAAATCGTTTTCAGATTAGATGTTCATATAAGAAACATGTTTTACACTAATGTACTCTAATTTATCTATTactatatttaaatttaaaaaacttAAGTGGTgatgtacaaaaaaaaaaaaactagagttcttaatgaaaagaaaaaatgttTAGATATTCATATTTGTAAGGTTTTGAGAGTtcgatttttatatatttatataaaaatgcgACTTTTAAAAGAGTATTCTCGatttttatatgtttatataGAAATGCAACTCTCAAAagagtattctaaattttttgggAGAAATGTAATAATGAAGTTTCTTGGTTTGTTCATCCTCAAGAGCTTTTGCGACAATGTTAACTTATCAATATTACAGATTtcataaatttctaaaattcaaTCTAAATTTACTGTAATATTAAGCAACACGTTTATATATGGAATTAGCAACGGGAAAGATTGAGTATTATGATCctcttttttaaaaatttatgcgCTACAATTATAAAaagtttgtaaaataaaattctcATATCTTACGAGTTTCGGATGCGATGAGGAGCCCTAGCCGCCGCCTACCATAGCTGCCTCTGTCGACCACCTTAGCCGCCACCGCTGTCTCACTGCTATGGCTTCCATCCCAGAACCCGCCTCTTCTCCTCCGGAGGACTATATCAGTATCAGaactctcttcaatccaaagctGCGTTTTGTAGCATCTGCTCCAAAACCCAAATCTTACGCAGGGGTTCTAAGGAAGAATGTGGTTGAAACCCCTCCCTCCTCTGCGACCATATCAGACATCGAGGGTATTAAATCGATCAAAATATCCCAATCAGCTTATGATAGAAGGATTGAGATGTGTGCCAACTCGTGGATCGGACGGCTGATTTTAAACAAGGGAGATAACCCTTGGAAAGTTACGGATTTGAAGAAGAGCCTAACACAGATTTGGGGTTTGCAGGATCAATGGCATCTTATCTCGATTGGGAAAGGCTATTTTTATGTCATCCTTAATACGGCAGAAACTAAGAGCCATGTCTTCTCCAAGGGCATCATCAATACGAAACCAGGTACGTTCCGACTTCAGCCTTGGGTGACGGATTTTGATCCTTTAGCTGAGAAATCCATAAATGCACAAGTTTGGGTACGTTTATACTCCCTTCCTTGGGAGTATTGGGATACTCAAATACTATCTGACATAGTAAAAGGTATTGGGGGTTTGCTCCGTTTTGACAATGCTACTTTAAAGGGGGATTTTGGCCATTTTGCTAGGATGTTGGTAGATGTAGACTTGGCTTCAGAACTACCAGTGAAGTTGGGAATTGAAAGGAATGGAAAGCAGTTGTGGATTGAAGTTGTTTATGAGAAACTTCCCAGCTTTTGTAAAGTATGTTCTTCGATAGGGCATATGGCTTATGACTGTCGACGCAACCGCAAACCCCCTCATGGGGGTGGGAGGAAGGAGGTGGAGGTTAATAAGGAGAAAAAACAGAAAGTTAGCCGTCAAGTCGTTCCGGTTATCGGCATAATTCAGCGCATCCTCGAGGACACACAGAATGAGGCGACAGACACTTTAGAACTGCCTAACAGCCCGCAGGGGCAGGGTAGCGAATGTAAGGATATGCCAGAACAGCTCCCCTCTCCTGGCAATGATAACCTATTACCTCACAGCGAGGATGACGACTCTACTGGCAATGATAACCTTTTACCTCACAGCGAGGAT
The DNA window shown above is from Euphorbia lathyris chromosome 1, ddEupLath1.1, whole genome shotgun sequence and carries:
- the LOC136204999 gene encoding protein AE7-like 1 encodes the protein MTLGLINANPVVHARKERVARTEDLHCDDVVDPLDIYDFVRDIRDPEHPYSLEQLSVLSEESITVDDKLGRILITFTPTIQHCSMATVIGLCLRVKLQECFPPHYKVDIKVSPGSHADEESVNKQLNDKERVAAALENPNLRQLVDECLYSNEL